TAGTACGGCGTCCACCACCTGCTCCTCTCGCTCAGGCAGGCCCTTCGCCGCTGCGGCGACCTCCTGAAGGGATTTCCCGCAGAGCCGCTCGGTGAGCCGGTGGCCGAGGGCCATGAGGGCGTCCTGCGCGCTGGCCTCCTTGAACTTGATTACCTGCCGCCGAATCTTCGCCCCCTGCAGGACCAGCACCAGGAGTGCCGACGGGGCGTCCAGCTCGACCAGCTCCACGTGTTTGAGCCGCACCTGTGACGTACTGTGCGGCCGAGCGAACGCCAGGTTACGCGCCAGGTTGGAGAGGACGCTGGCGGAAATCCGGGTCCAGGCCTCTGGGCTTTGCTCCACGGGGTTGAACTGGCTGCGGACCAGGCGCTGGGCTTCGGGGGCCAGGACGGGGTCGCCCAGCATGACTTCAACGTAATAACGATAGCCCTTGTCCGCGGGAACGCTGCCCGCCGAGGTGTGAGGCCGCACGATATAGCCGGCTTCCTCCAGGGTGGCCATCTCGTTGCGGACGGTGGCCGGGCTGACTCCGAGGTCGTGTTTGAGCACAACGCTTTGCGAGGCTACCGGGGTAGCTGTCTGGACATACTCAGCTACAATGATCTTCAGGACGATTTCCTGACGTGATGTAAGCATAGCTGCCTCGCAAGCGACGCAGAAGCGTCGTTCCGGGAAGGTCTTCCCTCAGGGGGAAATGTAGCACCTGGTTTTCCAGCCTGTCAAGCGTGACGCGGGGATGCCGTTGACAGCGTTCGCGGGGCGTCTCTATAATAACACTATCAGTCTCTGGGTGTCTCAATGCTTTTCGGCTGCTCCGCGATGATATCGTCTATGGCATGGTTGCCGATATACAGGGTTTATCCGCGCGGGGAGCGCGAGGCCGGGTTAACTTCTCACCTCTCGTCCCGTTCGGCGCTCAAGCTGTACGTGCCATTGTGACAGAGCGAGTGTATAAAGAGTAGATGAAGCGAGAACAGGCAACGTCGCCGCGGGTGTCTCCCTTGTTATCAGGGAGACCGAGGGCTAGATGACCAAGTACCTCTTTGTGACGGGTGGCGTCGTAAGCTCCGTGGGCAAGGGCGTCACCGTCGCATCCCTGGGACGGCTCCTGAAAAGTCGTGGCATCTCTGTCTCCGTTCAAAAGCTCGATCCCTACCTCAACGTTGATCCAGGCACCATGTCCCCCTATCAACACGGCGAGGTGTTTGTCACCGCCGACGGGGCGGAGACGGACCTGGACCTGGGCCACTACGAGCGCTTTATTGACGTGAACCTCACCCATCTGTCCAACGTGACTGCGGGCGGCATCTACCGCTCCGTCATCGAGAAGGAGCGGCGCGGCGACTATCTGGGAGGCACTATTCAGGTCGTGCCGCACGTGACCAACGAGATAAAGGAGCGCATAAAGGGGCTCGCTCGGGAGAGCCAGGCGGACGTGGTGGTGGTGGAAGTGGGTGGCACCGTCGGCGACATTGAGGGGTTGCCCTTCTTGGAAGCCATACGGCAGATGCGGGGTGATGTGGGCCGCGACAACGTCCTCTATATTCACGTGACGCTTCTGCCGTATATCTCCACGACCGGCGAGCTCAAGACGAAGCCCACCCAGCACAGCGTCAAAGAGCTACGCAGCCTGGGCATCCAGCCGGACGTCATCGTCCTGCGCAGCGATCACCCCGTGGCTGAGGATGTCAAGACGAAGATAGCCCTGTTCTGCGATGTGGAAAGGAAAGCGGTGGTACCTCTCCTGACAGCACAGACGGTCTATGAGGTGCCCGTCATCCTGGAGGACGCGGGCCTGGGCGACTTCGTCTGCGATGCGCTCAGCCTCAAGGCCAGCGCCCGCGATATGACCGAGTGGCGGGCAATGGTGCAGCGCATCAAGGCGCCGAAGGAGCCGCTGGAGATCGCCATCGTCGGCAAGTACGTGGAGCTGCCGGACGCCTATATGTCCGTGCGAGAAGCCCTCCGCCACGCCGGGCTTTACCACAACAGAGATATTCAGGTACGCTGGGTCCATTCCGAAGAGGTGGAACGCACCGGGCCGGAGAGTCACCTGCGGTCGGTGAGCGGCATCGTCGTGCCGGGCGGGTTCGGCCCGCGTGGCATCGAGGGGAAAATTCAGGCAATCCACTACGCCCGCGAGAACAAAGTGCCGTACTTGGGACTTTGCCTTGGCATGCAGCTCATGGTGATTGAATATGCGCGGGACGTCCTCAACCTGAAGGGCGCCAACTCCACGGAGTTCAACGAGAAGACGCCCTATCCCGTCATTGACCTGATGCCGGAGCAGCGGAGTATTCGGGAAAAGGGTGGGACAATGCGTCTGGGCACGTACCCCTGCCACATGACGCCCGAGACATGGGCCTACAGGGCCTACGGCGAGCCCGTGGTGCATGAGCGCCACCGCCATCGCTTTGAGTTGAACAACGCCTACCGGGAAGCGCTGGAGAAAGCGGGCCTCATTGTCGGGGGCCAGTCGCCGGACCACCGGCTGGTGGAAATCATGGAGGTGACGGGTCATCCCTTCATGGTGGGCGTGCAGTTCCATCCCGAGTTCCTGTCCCGACCCAACAGGCCTCAGCCGTTATTCCGAGAGTTTGTTGGAATGGCGAAGAGCGTTGTTCGTGAAGGCGGGCAGCCGCGACTACCCCTGGAAGCAGCGAACCCCGTCCTGATAGTGCCGGGGCTGGACAGAGCCGTCCGTCCTGTGCTAGAATAGCGAGAGGAAGAATGCACCTCTTCCTGGACACAGCTAACATTGATGAAATCCGCCGCGGCGCCAGCATGGGCGTCATCAGCGGAGTTACCACAAATCCCTCCCTCGTCGCTAAAGAAGGCCGTTCTGACCTCAAGTCCGCGCTCCTCGAAATAGCCTCTGTCGTCAATGGGCCTATCTCCATAGAAGTGATCGCCCAAGACCTTGAAGGCATGATAGGGGAAGCCCGAGAGATAGCGACGTGGCATCCCAACGTAGTGGTCAAGATACCGGTGACAGCTATGGGGCTGGAAGCTATTTCCATCCTCTCGCGCGAGGGCATCAAGATTAATATGACCCTGACCTTCTCCGTCAACCAGGCGCTGCTTGGCGCGCTGGCGGGCGCAACGTACATCAGCCCCTTCGTGGGTCGCCTGGACGACGAAGGACACGACGGGATGGCAATGGTCGCGGAGGTTGCCCAGATATTCAAGCACTATGGACTGGGGACGAAGGTCCTGGCGGCAAGCATCCGGCATCCGCTCCACGTTATCGCGGCGGCCAAGGCGGGAGCGGACATAGCTACCATCCCCTACAAAGTCCTTACCCAGATGGTCCACCACCCGCTGACCGATGTGGGTATTGTGCGCTTCAACGAAGACTGGCAGCGGCTGGTCCGGTCTCGGTAGGCCGGCACACCTCTGTCTTCTGCTACGTGGTTGGCCCGATAGTACGCAATGGGGAGCGAGTGCGCGCCCCGTTCAAGGGAAGTTCTATGCAGAATGAGATAGGCGCCCAGGACATGGAAACCAAGTCCCGAGAGGAACTGGCGGAGATCGCCAGGGAGCTTGGGATTCAGGGCTACGCCACCCTCAAAAAAGAAGACTTGATCTACCGGCTGACCCAGCACGTCCGCACGGAGCAGCCGCCCGCGGTGGCCGCGCCTCCAAACCAGCTCACCCGCGGAGGCGTGCTGGAGATTGTGGACGAAGGCTACGGTTTCCTGCGGACCGACGGGCTGCGTCCCGGCATCCACGATGTCTATGTCTCGCAGTCGCAAATCCGCCGGTTCGGCCTGCGCACGGGGGACAGCGTCACCGGCCAGGTGCGTCCGCCGAAGGAGGGGGAGAAGTACTTCGGCCTCCTGAGGGTGGAAGCGGTCAACAGCCTGGACCCGGAGCAGGCGCGCAGCCGCGCCTACTTCGACGGCCTCACCCCCATTTTCCCGCGCGTTCACCTCAGGCTGGAGACTACCCAGCAGAACATCTCACAGCGCATGATAGACCTGGTCTCTCCCATTGGCCGGGGCCAGCGCGGCCTGATCGTCTCTCCGCCCAAAGCGGGCAAGACCATGCTCCTCAAGCACATCGCCGATGGCATCATCACGAACCACCCTGACAACGTGCACCTCATGATCGCGCTCATCGGCGAGCGTCCCGAGGAAGTGACCGACTGGAAGCGCACCGTCCCCGCGGCGGAGGTGTTCAGCTCCACGTTCGACGAGCCTGTCGAGGACCATACACGCGTCGCGGAGCTGGCCCTGGAGCGCGCCAAGCGCCTGGTGGAGAGCCGGAAGGACGTGGTCATCCTTCTGGACAGCATCACGCGGCTGACCCGCGCCTATAACCTGGTCATGCCGTCCTCCGGGCGCACCCTGTCCGGCGGCATTGACCCTGTCGCCCTGTACCCGCCCAAGCACTTCTTCGGCGCGGCGCGGAACGTGGAGGAGGGTGGGAGCCTCACCATCATCGGCACATGTCTGGTTGACACCGGCAGCCGCATGGACGAGGTCATCTACGAGGAGTTCAAGGGCACGGGCAACATGGAGCTTCACCTGGACCGCAAGCTGGCGGACAAGCGCATCTTCCCAGCCATAGACATCCAGCGCAGCGGTACGCGACGTGAGGAGTTGCTTCTGGAGGAGGGCGTGCTGCAGAAGGTGTGGCTATTGCGCCGCATGGTGGTTGTCATCGGCCAGGACGCCATGCATCCCACGGAAGCGGCGGAGCGCGTCGTTGCGCGCATGGCCAAGACCGCCAACAACGCGGAGTTCCTCGCGACCCTGGGCAAAGCCGAGGTGTAACAGGACTGTAACAACGATGGGCGGAGCGGAAGTCCCGCTCATCCTGAGCCAGTCGAAGGACAAGCTCACCATGATGGTTCGACAAGCTCACCATGAGCGGACGGGGCGCACCGCTCATCCTGAGCCAGTCGAAGGATGAGACGGGCGAGGAATGGCGGGTGGGTATTCTCAGGGATCCGGGCGGAGTGCTAACCTAATCGGAGCGCGGGACGTTGTTAAGGGTGTTGAAGTTGAGTAGCCGCCTTCTGGTGGAGCGCAGTTTTACCAGAGTGG
This window of the Dehalococcoidia bacterium genome carries:
- the fsa gene encoding fructose-6-phosphate aldolase: MHLFLDTANIDEIRRGASMGVISGVTTNPSLVAKEGRSDLKSALLEIASVVNGPISIEVIAQDLEGMIGEAREIATWHPNVVVKIPVTAMGLEAISILSREGIKINMTLTFSVNQALLGALAGATYISPFVGRLDDEGHDGMAMVAEVAQIFKHYGLGTKVLAASIRHPLHVIAAAKAGADIATIPYKVLTQMVHHPLTDVGIVRFNEDWQRLVRSR
- a CDS encoding CTP synthase, which codes for MTKYLFVTGGVVSSVGKGVTVASLGRLLKSRGISVSVQKLDPYLNVDPGTMSPYQHGEVFVTADGAETDLDLGHYERFIDVNLTHLSNVTAGGIYRSVIEKERRGDYLGGTIQVVPHVTNEIKERIKGLARESQADVVVVEVGGTVGDIEGLPFLEAIRQMRGDVGRDNVLYIHVTLLPYISTTGELKTKPTQHSVKELRSLGIQPDVIVLRSDHPVAEDVKTKIALFCDVERKAVVPLLTAQTVYEVPVILEDAGLGDFVCDALSLKASARDMTEWRAMVQRIKAPKEPLEIAIVGKYVELPDAYMSVREALRHAGLYHNRDIQVRWVHSEEVERTGPESHLRSVSGIVVPGGFGPRGIEGKIQAIHYARENKVPYLGLCLGMQLMVIEYARDVLNLKGANSTEFNEKTPYPVIDLMPEQRSIREKGGTMRLGTYPCHMTPETWAYRAYGEPVVHERHRHRFELNNAYREALEKAGLIVGGQSPDHRLVEIMEVTGHPFMVGVQFHPEFLSRPNRPQPLFREFVGMAKSVVREGGQPRLPLEAANPVLIVPGLDRAVRPVLE
- the hrcA gene encoding heat-inducible transcriptional repressor HrcA, giving the protein MLTSRQEIVLKIIVAEYVQTATPVASQSVVLKHDLGVSPATVRNEMATLEEAGYIVRPHTSAGSVPADKGYRYYVEVMLGDPVLAPEAQRLVRSQFNPVEQSPEAWTRISASVLSNLARNLAFARPHSTSQVRLKHVELVELDAPSALLVLVLQGAKIRRQVIKFKEASAQDALMALGHRLTERLCGKSLQEVAAAAKGLPEREEQVVDAVLLLMRAEEARSYEETVTAGMRHVLSQPEFANAHMARALVEAFEDQKTLASLWESAPSDQDFCIVIGAENHEQALRPCSIIVARYGEGETGGAIGILGPTRMQYRQTIAAVRYLASVMSEMVGSVRDSHPNPPATP
- the rho gene encoding transcription termination factor Rho; translated protein: MQNEIGAQDMETKSREELAEIARELGIQGYATLKKEDLIYRLTQHVRTEQPPAVAAPPNQLTRGGVLEIVDEGYGFLRTDGLRPGIHDVYVSQSQIRRFGLRTGDSVTGQVRPPKEGEKYFGLLRVEAVNSLDPEQARSRAYFDGLTPIFPRVHLRLETTQQNISQRMIDLVSPIGRGQRGLIVSPPKAGKTMLLKHIADGIITNHPDNVHLMIALIGERPEEVTDWKRTVPAAEVFSSTFDEPVEDHTRVAELALERAKRLVESRKDVVILLDSITRLTRAYNLVMPSSGRTLSGGIDPVALYPPKHFFGAARNVEEGGSLTIIGTCLVDTGSRMDEVIYEEFKGTGNMELHLDRKLADKRIFPAIDIQRSGTRREELLLEEGVLQKVWLLRRMVVVIGQDAMHPTEAAERVVARMAKTANNAEFLATLGKAEV